GGCGGATTGGCGCTGGATCTCCCGGGCGATGACGGCCAGGGGCCGCCCCAGGGCCCCGGTGCGCGAGGCCCGGGTGATGGCGTTGACCGCCACCAGCTCGAGCTCCAGGCCGATCTCTTCGATCTCCCCCACGTAGGCCGTGAGCTCCTGGGCGCTCCCGGCAGCCGCGGAGAGGGCCTCGGCGACGCGGGCGCTGCGTGCCGCCTCGCTCCCCAGGGCTGCCGCGACGCGCCGCAGGCGCTCCTCCAGGTCTCCGAGGGCCGTGGCGCCGGCCTCCCCCTCGGGCTCCCCGCCGGAGGCGAGACCGGCCACGGCGGCGTCGAAGCGGTAGGTTGCCTCGGTCACGCCCCGGACGGCCCCTTCGATCTCGGTCATGGCCCGGCCGAACTCCTCCCGGGCGCGGCGAAGCTGCGTGCGCTGGAGCCCCGCCAGGGCTGCGGCGAGACCCGCGGGATCGTCTCCGGCGCCCGCGGGCTCCCGCAGAGAGCGGGCGAGCAGGCGCAGGCTGTCGCGCACGTGCTCGAGTTTCTGGCGCGTGGCATCCTGGGTCTGGAGGTTCGTGAGGATGGCGCCGACCCGCCCGGCCAGGTCCCCCGAGCTCTCCCGAATTCCGGCGGAGGCCTGCGCGGCGCGCGCGCCCAGCTCGGCCAGGAGGGCGTCGCTGCCGTCCAGCGCGGCGAGCATTCCCCGGAGTTCTCCGGATGCAGAGTCCTGGGCTCCCACGGGTCCGGCACTTGCGGCGTTCGAGGCACCCAGCAGGCTCCGCGCCGCGCCCACCTCCTTGCCGATGGCCTGGGTGCGCAGGAGCACCTCGGAGAAGTGGCGCGAGATCCGTTCGCCCAGGTGCTGCACGTCGGCCGCCAGAGGGGCGAACTCGGCCCCCCCGGCGCCCGGGCGGGCGCTCTCCATGAGGGTGGCCACGCCCAGGTTGCGCAGGGTCCGCACCGAGCGCTGGAAGGAGTGGGCGAAGGGGGAGATCTCCCCCAGGCCTGCCGCCGTGGCGTCCAGGACCGCCCCCATGCGAGCCGCGAGCTCGCGGCTCGCCTCTCCGTGAACCGCGAGCTGCGTCAGGTTCCCCCGAAACGACGCCAGCCGGTCGGCGGCCCCCGCGTCGCCCAGGATGCCGGCGGTATGGGCGGCGCTCCGGGCGAGCTCCTCCGCCTGGGCGAGGCAGGCCTGCACCCTCCCACCGAAGGCCGCGAACTCGGTCTCGGAGGCGCCCGAGAATGCATCGAGGGCGAATGCTCCCTCCTCTGCGGCCCGGGCCCACGCGGCCGCGGCCTCCGGAGCCGGGGCGGGCACCGCGGCGCCGTGGGTTCGGGCGGAGGGGCTCATCGCGATCCGGGCCTCTCGTCCACCGCGGCCAGCTCGCACGCCAGGCAGGCCTGTTCGCGCTGGAGACCGCGCCGCAGCAGAGACCACTCGAGCTGGTCGAGCAACGCCGAGGGGCGAAAGGGCTTCTCCACGAAGTTCGAAGCCCCGTGGCGCAGGGCCTGGATCACCAGGTCGGTGTGGGCCATGCCGGTGACGAGCACCACCTCCGCGTCCCCCCAGGAGGCCCGGATGCGGCGCAGGGCCTCCAGACCCGTCACCCGCGGCATGAAGATGTCGAGCAGGGTCACGTCCGGGCGGTGCTCCTCGAAGAGCCGCAGGGCCTCGGCCCCGTCGCGGGCCAGGAGCACGCCGTGGCCTGCCCGGGTCAGGATGCGGGCGAGGAGGTCCAGCACGGCCTCGTCGTCGTCGGCGGCGAGCACGGTGAAGCCGCTCGGCCCGGCGGCGGGCGGGAGGAGGACGCAGTCGGTCACGGCACCTCTCCTGCCGCGGCCCGGGGGGTGGGGGCCGCCCACTCCACGGGAAGCAGCATGCGGGCCAGGATCGAGCGAAGCTCCGCAGCCGGGCTCCAGGCGAAGCACACGGCCCGGGGCCGGAGGAGGTGCCCCAGGGCCACGGTCTCGGCGTCGTCGTCGGGGAGGACGAGGAGCAGCCGCCGGTCTTCCAGGTCGGCCCGGCCCCGCACGAGCTCCTCGAGGTCGGCCCGGTCGCCGGGGACGAGCACGACGACCGAGGGCTGCACACCGAGCCCGCGCACGATCCGAAGGAGCCGGAAGGAGTGGCCGCACACGTCCACGCAGACCGTGGGGTCGATCCCGGCCAGGGCCTGGAGGGCCCGGGCGGCGTGAGGCGCGTGGCCGGAAGCGAAGAGGACGACCTGCATGGGGGAGCCGCTCCGTCGAGGGAGAGTGCCGGGGTCGGCGGGGGCTACTTCAAGGGGC
This is a stretch of genomic DNA from Thermodesulfobacteriota bacterium. It encodes these proteins:
- a CDS encoding response regulator; the protein is MTDCVLLPPAAGPSGFTVLAADDDEAVLDLLARILTRAGHGVLLARDGAEALRLFEEHRPDVTLLDIFMPRVTGLEALRRIRASWGDAEVVLVTGMAHTDLVIQALRHGASNFVEKPFRPSALLDQLEWSLLRRGLQREQACLACELAAVDERPGSR